The genomic DNA ccacaaataacccagagatgcatttaaataaaaggacacattctactcatgtaaaaacacgccgattcctggaccatccgcaggccagatttagaaggcgattgggccggatccagcccccaggccttagtttgcctacccatggtttaaaccaattcatgaaccaagaacttcTACACTGACcgctaataatgaaacatatgttgtagatatttttccacatttattatgcccTTCTTGCGATACACAAATGACACGAGAAAACTTGGTACGcttgtttgtataacattattcttgcttataaaacccaataaaaaataaaaaaggaggggtggggaacctccatcccaggggccaaatttggcccaccaaACCCCACCACCATTTGGCATGCAAGGTCCTGTGATGTCAAGGGAGGGAGAAGATGGCATGTAGGTGCTGATTTCTACCGAAAATGGGACTGAACGCCCTAGGCATCAGCCAAGGTGTGGGGAGGTCCATCCTGCTAAGTTCAGGTGCTTAATAAGGCACCTCTCCACAAGGTGGTCCTTCGTACACCTGACCGCTGCAGAAAGCCAGACTAAACTCTCTGCATATTCCTCTTCTCACTCCAGAGGCATAAGAATTGTTCTGCTAatttcttctcctccccacctttcTTCTGAATGCAGAAGGAACGTTAAGACCCTAATCTTGCCATACTTACGTTAACCAGCAGAGAGAAGTCAGTCACCAAGTTGCTGAGCTCAATCAAGTCCTACAATGAGATCCAAAAAAGATGTGCTGTTATTCTTCTGCTCCTCTAGATTTGTCCAAGGGATCCTAGGAACAGAAGCCCAGCCTACCTCTTCAAGCATTTCCCACGATTCTGCCGCGTTTTGATCCTGGGGGATTTCGGGGAGAGGGGAGAACGTCTGGATGTAACTCTGAGAGATTCCTTCGTCGCTGGCATCGTAAAAGGTTTCTGAGTGGAAAGATCATAAAGTCTCATAATGCGACCCACAGTGTTAACCTAGCAAGAGATAAAGAGCTCCCAGCCCTCCGACCCAATTCTATTTATCTGCCGTCAGATAAatgggggtggactctccttccttgggagttcttaagcagaggatgggtggCCATCTGGCAGGGATTCCTGCACTGTGGGGGGCTTAAACATTCCCGTAGCTTTCAACAGTTGCATGCCACAGATGGGTCATTTAACAGTTAAATGGCGCCTTGACTCCGGTTTCTCTCCTGTCCAGAAAGATCATACAGATTTCTTGAGATAAAAACATACTTGTTTGGAAAAGGAACATGATGCACTCATACCCCCTCCTACGGTGGTTGATCTGGTTAAAGGGGACTGGAGCGACGCCTCTTTCTCCTTAAATTGCCTCTTCAGTTCTTCTGCAGACTCCAAATGGAGCCGCAGAAATTCCTTTATGGCCACCGACGCCTGCTCTTTCACCGGGTTGATCAGCCTCTCCAAAGCGTGGACGTCTTCCTTCCGGACCCGCAGGCAGAGCTTCTCCATCTCTCGGATATTTGCTCGCAGCTGCTGCAATGACAATTCAAAAAGGGGGATCTGGTTACACACAACCCATTGAATAGAGCTCTCTCCATACCCAACAGAATCGTTCAGGTGTCAGGTGCAAATCCCAGGGACAGCAGCTTCATTCCGGCCCAGGCAGCCTCAGTTCTTGGACCTGATATAAACCTCCGAATCTCTCCTGGGCCCTTGCTGGGATAACAGCTCTAGTGCTTAAGTGCTGGTCAGAGGCAATTCCCAAACAGGTTTGGGAAACAGTAAACAGtaaaggtggcactgtgggttaaaccacagagactagggcttgctgatcagaaggtcagcggttcgaatccccgtgacggggcgagctcccattgcttggtccctgctcctgcccacctagcagttcgaaagcacgtcaaagtgcaagtagataaataggtaccgctccggcaggaaggtaaacgacgtttccatgcgctgctctggttcgccagaagcggcttagtcatgctggccacatgacccggaagctgtacgctggctcccttggcctatagagcgagatgagtgccgcaaccccagagtcggacacaactggacctaacggtcaggggtccctttacctttacctttaaacagtaAAGGCTGCATAGAGAATGTCTTTTATTTGCTGTGAGACTAGATCTTGGGCTAATACCCCAGGTATGGTCATCTCCCCTCTTTCTGTATTTTTAGTGCATTCTTTGGTTTAGAaaaacaggatataaatattattatttatttcatttgtgagTCGCTTCCCCTGAGGCATcgccaaagcaatttacaacaaaAACATGTATAAAACAGCTACAcctattaaaaacaattaaagcaatTGCACATACAAGTTAAGAACAGTAAGGTAcagcttgaaaacaacagcagcaccaaGAGAAATCAATTCAAATCCAACCGAGAGATCAACTGGGATAAAGCCCTCCATGGTTTCCCAATAGacgcatctgcttggccactgtgagaagaggatgctggactagatggtcctctggcctgatccagcaggctcttctgatgtatTCATTTGGACATTATAGTCCAAAATGGCTTGCTTATTTCGCATCTCACCGCATTTTCAGTTCCTGACATTGAAGTCATTTGCAGTTGCTGTATCATAACTGAGTGAACGGTGAACTCTGTTGTGTGTTGTTATAGGATCGTTACACGCAAGGGaacaggcccctgccccaaggagcagACAATGTAAGATTCATATaacaccatataacaccagtcctgaaaggccttcattggctcccagtacgtttccgagcacaattcaaagtgttggtgctgacctttaaagccctaaacggcctcggtcctgtatacctgaaggagcgtctccacccccatcattctgcctggacactgaggtccagctccaagggccttctagcagtttcctccctgcgagaagtgaggttacggggaatcgggcagagggccttctcggtggtggcgcccgccctgtggaacgccctcccagaagatgtcaagggaataagcaactattttacttttaaaagacaactgaaggcggccctgtttagggaagtttttaatgtttgatgctatattgtttttaatatacggttgaaagccgcccagagtggctggggaaacccagggtataaataaattattattattattattattattattattattattattattaaacacaggTTGGATagtggaaggaagaggaaagcttGGATAGCTTTTAGGTTAGCTAGGGTGCCCTACGAGGAGAAAGGGGAGATCTTTACATTTTTGCTTCTGCTGAGTATTttctgcattcacaacaaacacTGGAATGCACTTTTCTAACTACCATTTACTTACTTGAACCGTACGGCCGGCATTGATGTGCTCTTCATGTAACCTGTCCCACAGTCTGCATCTCTGATACTAaaggcaaggagagagaaaatctgTGTTTTTAAAGTTTTACAGAGAAAGGAAGGACAAAGAGAACAGCCATTTCCCATTGCCGGGACTGTGCTGTCTTAAGGCAGAGAAGACGGTGGGGTTTGGGGCCCAGGCTATTCCAGTGCCTGCTGGCACGAAAGGGTAAGATAAGCTATGTGCACACATCATTCCAAGGGAcagactcactctctctctctcaattgcAGCAAACTTTGCTCTCTGGTTCTAGCTTAAGCCTCCATCAACATAGAGCGCCGAATGTTACCCAAGAACGCCGAGAAATGTCACAAAAGCCATTATGCAAGACATTTACAACTCCTTGTTCCAGGGACTCTTCCGATTGTGAGAAA from Lacerta agilis isolate rLacAgi1 chromosome 7, rLacAgi1.pri, whole genome shotgun sequence includes the following:
- the STX17 gene encoding syntaxin-17 — its product is MMSEDEEKVNLRRLEPAIQKFIKVAVPTDLERLRKHQINIEKYQRCRLWDRLHEEHINAGRTVQQLRANIREMEKLCLRVRKEDVHALERLINPVKEQASVAIKEFLRLHLESAEELKRQFKEKEASLQSPLTRSTTVGGETFYDASDEGISQSYIQTFSPLPEIPQDQNAAESWEMLEEDLIELSNLVTDFSLLVNAQQEKIDRIEDNVNTAAVNVEEGTRNLSRAAKFKLAALPVAGALLGGVVGGPIGLLAGFKVAGIAAALGGGVLGFTGGKLIQRKKQRMIEDLSAPSSCSCPDLPRQSDRERS